One window of the Eucalyptus grandis isolate ANBG69807.140 chromosome 6, ASM1654582v1, whole genome shotgun sequence genome contains the following:
- the LOC104448736 gene encoding J domain-containing protein required for chloroplast accumulation response 1, translating into MERFSRRDNVLVDFSNSSPQREIPGDGFLPKKLYRNSDIDFDDVFGGPPRRSSIHETRYGLSESADSYGLRGSGEIPSYSNPWTGETEKPVFGGENRRRRRLMSEDFFDDIFRGSESGSSAPRKHDQDVFSSSPGSRVTSPARPLPPRAEPLPNSSNSSVPSQFSLPATVSKPVDSPALGSSSMKSYKYKDGSLNGTSQPRSPKVSILGYPSRITQVQDASKVVIQSSYRPSPLSHEFSLSGDEILNASKSDKVLDSNKGTGQEMPSGAQFHFSIYKWASKGIPLGMPLRRSNSLKSKEKVRTESSNRNEQIDSQNRTAESASPYIVSSSLKSKVLDTASSAVENSKLKSDTMKQSSLQVELETRHTTVEAGIDISRPKTIGSLTNGADGHSDAMPCNTRGETKSQALPQTGSRQNVEKEEEISKPELKPLHSLHSLPSDKDEQDGNEVKVDRKKEAECESLRSIEQSLGKNDADKGVKKQDSLHRSNSKGVKKVALPGSPTDRRDGIGRSREKGKVKEFIKIFNQEAPVKPKVDVRPQGGSFRWSERGGKADNPADHNNIGVERQVKASHEETADTIPETSTHHVNQFRKKTSREHSGRSTASLFFSDGSSEKKNSSASSTESAPEEARPVVIEIDESFSGNFVLKELPQDEDKQRQPSEELNDIKDIDAKIRQWSRGKEGNIRSLLSTLQYVLWLKSGWKPVPLVDIIEGPAVKRAYQKALLCLHPDKLQQKGAASHQKYIAEQVFDILQEAWTHFNSLGSV; encoded by the exons ATGGAGAGATTCTCCCGCAGGGACAATGTTCTTGTAGATTTTAGCAATAGTAGTCCTCAAAGAGAAATACCGGGCGATGGCTTTTTGCCGAAGAAATTGTACCGAAACTCGGACATTGATTTCGACGACGTTTTTGGTGGTCCGCCAAGGAGGTCCTCGATCCATGAGACGAGGTACGGTCTCAGCGAATCTGCGGATTCGTACGGATTGAGGGGAAGCGGCGAAATCCCTTCGTACAGTAATCCGTGGACTGGCGAGACTGAGAAGCCGGTTTTCGGAGGGGAaaacaggaggaggaggagacttATGAGTGAAGACTTCTTTGATGACATATTTAGGGGCAGCGAATCTGGCAGTTCCGCTCCGAGGAAGCATGACCAGGATGTGTTCTCATCGTCACCAGGTTCGCGGGTCACGAGCCCCGCGAGGCCTCTGCCACCGCGAGCTGAGCCCTTGCCGAACTCATCGAACTCATCAGTTCCGTCACAATTCAG TCTCCCTGCGACAGTGAGCAAACCAGTCGATTCCCCAGCACTCGGCTCCAGTTCTATGAAATCTTATAAGTACAAGGATGGCTCTTTAAATGGAACAAGCCAGCCACGCTCTCCCAAGGTTTCTATATTGGGATATCCAAGCCGAATTACACAAGTTCAGGATGCGTCCAAGGTTGTCATTCAATCATCCTATCGTCCGAGCCCTCTGTCCCATGAATTCTCTCTTAGCGGTGACGAGATTCTGAATGCGAGTAAATCTGACAAAGTCCTCGATTCTAATAAGGGCACAGGTCAAGAGATGCCAAGCGGTGCCCAATTTCACTTCTCTATATACAAATGGGCTAGCAAAGGAATACCGCTGGGAATGCCTCTTAGAAGATCGAACAGTTTGAAATCAAAAGAGAAGGTTAGAACAGAAAGCTCGAACAGAAATGAGCAGATAGACAGTCAGAATCGGACAGCAGAATCGGCATCACCATATATTGTTTCCTCCTCTTTGAAGAGTAAAGTGCTAGACACTGCATCCTCTGCAGTAGAAAACAGCAAATTAAAAAGTGACACCATGAAGCAATCAAGCTTGCAAGTTGAATTGGAAACACGTCACACCACTGTAGAAGCTGGCATTGATATTAGTAGACCAAAAACTATTGGCAGCTTAACGAACGGTGCAGATGGTCATAGTGATGCCATGCCATGCAATACAAGAGGAGAAACAAAATCCCAAGCTCTGCCTCAGACAGGTTCACGTCAGAATgtagagaaagaggaagaaatatcCAAGCCTGAATTGAAACCTCTTCattctttgcattctttgcctAGCGATAAAGATGAACAAG ATGGTAATGAGGTCAAGGTAGACAGGAAGAAGGAAGCGGAATGTGAAAGTTTGAGGAGTATTGAACAGTCTCTTGGGAAGAATGATGCTGATAAAGGAGTAAAGAAACAAGACAGTCTTCACCGTTCGAATAGCAAAGGAGTGAAAAAAGTTGCATTGCCGGGATCGCCAACAGATCGACGAGATGGCATTGGTAGAagcagagaaaaaggaaaggtcaAAGAGTTTATTAAAATCTTCAATCAGGAAGCTCCTGTGAAGCCTAAAGTTGACGTTCGACCTCAAGGTGGGAGCTTTAGATGGAGTGAGAGAGGAGGAAAAGCGGACAATCCAGCAGATCATAACAATATTGGAGTGGAACGACAAGTTAAAGCATCCCACGAGGAAACTGCTGACACAATACCTGAAACTTCCACTCATCAT GTAAATCAGTTTCGTAAAAAGACCAGTAGAGAACACTCTGGCAGAAGTACTGCTAGCCTTTTCTTTAGTGATGGTTCATCAGAGAAGAAGAATAGCTCAGCATCAAGTACTG AATCTGCTCCTGAGGAGGCAAGACCCGTGGTtattgaaattgatgaatcCTTCAGCGGGAACTTTGTG CTAAAAGAATTGCCCCAAGATGAAGATAAGCAAAGACAACCAAGTGAAGAACTTAATGATATCAAA GATATTGATGCTAAAATCCGGCAGTGGTCTCGTGGGAAGGAAGGAAATATACGGTCCCTTCTGTCAACTTTGCAGTAT GTTCTTTGGCTGAAGAGTGGGTGGAAGCCAGTTCCCCTTGTCGACATAATTGAAGGGCCTGCAGTGAAGAGAGCATATCAGAAAGCCTTGCTTTGCCTTCATCCAGACAAATTGCAGCAGAAGGGTGCTGCTTCACATCAGAAGTACATAGCGGAGCAAGTCTTCGATATATTGCAG GAAGCATGGACTCACTTCAATTCTCTTGGATCTGTATGA
- the LOC104448737 gene encoding arabinosyltransferase RRA3: protein MAGRREGSLMRDKGGQPSRGSRIAAAVAVGVLLGCVLAFVYPHGLFAAAPTRARIAAAASASDLLQSGSSPCESSEKVVSLKSDIASLSEKNTALKNQIRVLNERLRSAEQGKYHAQNQFSALGDQHKAGAFGTVKGLRTNPTVMPDESVNPRLAKLLDEVAIGKELIVALANSNVREMLEVWFTSIKRVGIPNYLVVALDDEIEKLCKLNDVPVYKRDPDQDVDAVGKIGGNHAVSGLKFRILREFLQLGYSVLLSDVDIVYLQNPFDYLYRDSDVESMSDGHNNYTAYGYNDVFDEPAMGWARYAHTMRIWVYNSGFFYMRPTIPSIELLDRVAGRLSREKAWDQAVFNEELFFPSHPGYDGLHAAKRTMDFYLFMNSKVLFKTVRKDAKLSQLKPVIVHVNYHPDKLPRMKAIIEFYINGKKNALQPFPDGSEW from the exons ATGGCGGGCCGCCGGGAGGGGTCGCTGATGCGGGACAAGGGCGGCCAGCCCTCCCGCGGATCTCGGATCGCCGCGGCCGTCGCCGTCGGGGTCCTCCTCGGCTGCGTGCTCGCCTTCGTGTACCCTCACGGCCTCTTCGCCGCCGCCCCTACCCGCGCCCGGATCGCCGCcgcggcgtcggcgtcggatcTCCTCCAG TCTGGGTCATCCCCTTGTGAATCTTCGGAAAAGGTCGTCTCGCTGAAATCTGACATTGCATCGTTATCTGAGAAGAACACGGCACTCAAGAACCAGATCAGAGTATTGAATGAGAGACTAAGGTCAGCAGAACAAGGAAAATATCATGCACAGAATCAGTTCTCAGCATTGGGCGATCAGCACAAAGCTGGAGCATTTGGAACAGTCAAGGGCTTGCGGACCAATCCGACTGTCATGCCTGATGAATCGGTGAACCCGAGATTGGCCAAGCTGTTGGATGAAGTTGCCATAGGAAAAGAGCTTATAGTGGCACTTGCTAATTCTAATGTGAGAGAAATGTTGGAGGTCTGGTTCACTAGCATTAAGAGAGTTGGTATACCTAACTACCTAGTCGTAGCTTTAGATGATGAGATTGAAAAATTGTGCAAGTTAAATGATGTTCCCGTGTACAAGAGGGACCCTGATCAAGATGTCGATGCAGTTGGGAAGATTGGAGGCAACCATGCTGTCTCTGGTTTGAAATTCCGCATTCTGAGGGAGTTTCTGCAGCTGGGTTACAGTGTCCTACTCTCAGATGTCGATATTGTCTACTTACAAAATCCTTTTGATTATCTTTACCGGGATTCTGATGTTGAATCCATGAGTGATGGTCACAATAATTATACGGCTTACGGGTATAATGATGTTTTTGATGAACCTGCCATGGGTTGGGCTCGATATGCACATACAATGAGAATATGGGTTTACAACTCTGGTTTTTTCTACATGAGACCCACGATTCCTTCAATTGAGCTTTTAGACCGCGTGGCAGGTCGGCTTTCCAGGGAGAAGGCATGGGACCAGGCAGTTTTCAATGAGGAGCTCTTTTTCCCATCGCATCCGGGGTATGATGGTCTTCATGCTGCAAAGAGAACTATGGACTTCTACCTTTTCATGAACAGTAAGGTGCTCTTTAAGACGGTAAGGAAAGATGCGAAACTGAGTCAGTTGAAGCCTGTCATTGTCCATGTCAATTATCACCCTGATAAACTTCCTCGAATGAAAGCAATCATTGAGTTCTACATCAATGGTAAGAAAAATGCACTGCAACCTTTCCCTGATGGTTCTGAATGGTAG
- the LOC120294354 gene encoding UDP-glycosyltransferase 72B3-like: MPDNASAVADRGNKPHVAVLANSGLGHVVPLLEFSKRLVVGHGFRVTFLVVTTVDSTPAQDQLLNAPGLPHDLHVLGLPAVDTASVVPEDSRLLTRVCLIVEASLKSLKSTLIELSYPRALVVDLFCTQALDVAGELGIPAYSFCTMSAKMLAFSLYLPTLDREATGELVDLPGPIRVPPPTYWTR, encoded by the coding sequence ATGCCGGACAATGCGTCGGCCGTCGCCGATCGAGGCAACAAGCCCCACGTGGCGGTCCTAGCGAACTCGGGCCTCGGGCATGTCGTCCCCCTCCTCGAGTTCTCGAAACGCCTTGTGGTCGGCCACGGCTTCCGCGTCACCTTCCTCGTCGTCACCACCGTCGACTCGACCCCAGCTCAAGACCAGCTACTAAATGCGCCGGGCCTCCCGCATGACCTGCACGTGCTCGGCCTCCCGGCCGTCGACACCGCCTCCGTCGTCCCAGAAGACTCCCGGCTCCTCACCCGCGTATGCCTCATTGTCGAAGCGAGCCTCAAGAGCCTCAAATCCACACTCATCGAGCTGAGCTACCCGAGGGCGCTAGTCGTGGACCTTTTCTGCACTCAAGCCTTGGACGTGGCCGGCGAGCTAGGCATCCCCGCCTACTCGTTCTGCACGATGTCGGCCAAGATGCTCGCGTTCTCGTTGTACCTGCCGACGCTCGACCGAGAGGCGACGGGTGAACTGGTGGACCTGCCGGGGCCGATCCGGGTGCCCCCTCCGACCTACTGGACCAGGTGA
- the LOC120294226 gene encoding LOW QUALITY PROTEIN: lysophospholipid acyltransferase LPEAT1-like (The sequence of the model RefSeq protein was modified relative to this genomic sequence to represent the inferred CDS: inserted 1 base in 1 codon) produces MESELKHPAMIDTKLPRDELEEKFAPFVRRDVYGPTGXGDPPLAEKVLLGLALVTIVPVRVVVAVNMALFYYSICRVCTLGVEPHREDDQEDYAHVGGWRRAVIVHSGRFLSRVMFFVLGFYWIRERRCGPRILKSGDDENFGVEQLEENERPGAIISNHLSYIDILYHMSSSFPSFVAKRSVAKLPIVGLVSKCLGCIYVQRESKALDFRGVAGIVAKRVQEAHLNKDAPIVMLFPEGTTTNGDFLLPFKTGAFLSNAPVLPVILRYPYERFSPAWDSISGVRHLIFLLCQFVNHLEVTYLPLYYPSKQEKDDPKLYADNVRRLMAIMGNLTLSDSGLAEKRVYHAALNGNHMQKDD; encoded by the exons ATGGAGTCCGAGCTCAAGCACCCAGCGATGATCGATACGAAGCTGCCTCGCGACGAGCTGGAGGAGAAGTTCGCCCCGTTCGTCCGCCGCGACGTGTACGGCCCCACGG GCGGCGACCCGCCTCTGGCGGAGAAGGTTCTCCTAGGCCTCGCGCTGGTGACGATCGTCCCCGTGCGCGTCGTGGTCGCCGTGAACATGGCGCTGTTCTACTATTCCATCTGCAGGGTCTGCACTCTCGGGGTGGAGCCGCACCGGGAGGACGACCAGGAGGACTACGCGCATGTCGGAGGGTGGCGGAGGGCGGTGATCGTGCACTCCGGGAGGTTCTTGTCCCGAGTCATGTTCTTCGTGCTCGGGTTTTACTGGATTCGCGAGAGGCGTTGTGGGCCGAGAATTCTCAAGTCCGGTGATGATGAG AATTTTGGCGTAGAGCAGCTTGAGGAGAACGAGAGGCCGGGAGCAATTATATCTAACCACTTATCTTACATAGACATATTATATCACATGTCCTCCTCTTTTCCAAGCTTTGTTGCCAAG AGATCAGTGGCTAAACTTCCCATTGTTGGCCTTGTCAG CAAGTGCCTTGGTTGTATCTATGTCCAGAGGGAGTCAAAAGCATTAGACTTCAGGGGTGTTGCAG GTATAGTGGCTAAAAGAGTTCAAGAAGCTCATCTGAATAAAGATGCTCCAATAGTGATGCTTTTTCCAG AAGGCACAACCACAAATGGGgactttcttcttccatttaaGACAGGTGCATTTTTGTCAAACGCCCCAGTGCTCCCAGTGATTTTAAGATACCCTTATGAGAGGTTTAGTCCAGCCTGGGACTCAATATCTGGG GTGCGCCATCTTATTTTTCTCCTGTGTCAATTCGTTAATCACCTGGAGGTAACATATCTACCTCTTTACTACCCTTCAAAGCAAGAAAAGGATGATCCGAAACTTTATGCAGATAATGTCAGAAGGTTAATGGCTATAATG GGAAATTTGACGCTATCAGATAGTGGATTGGCTGAGAAGCGAGTGTACCATGCTGCTCTCAATGGTAACCACATGCAGAAAGACGATTAA
- the LOC120294355 gene encoding anthocyanidin 3-O-glucosyltransferase 5-like translates to MAAGIFLNTWEGLESCPLRVLREDSFCRQVPAPQIHAIGPLVHEDGDAEGQRSTDVECFAWLDRQPEESVVLVSLGSGGTLTMEQQVEMAWGLELSQQRFLWIVRKPTDASASATFFNVGRDEEDDPTKYLPQGFQEKTREVGMVVPSWAAQVTILSHPSIGAFLSHCGWNSSVESLAKGVPMIARPLYVEQRTNAAMLAEDIGVAIGPTVEEGRKVAGREEIERVVRAVVSGEEGKRKRRRAREIRYSSVESLSAGGSSHASLAAVCEDWKAKCRGCEEV, encoded by the exons ATGGCGGCCGGGATCTTCCTGAACACGTGGGAGGGCCTCGAGTCGTGTCCGCTCCGGGTGCTGAGGGAGGACTCCTTTTGTAGGCAGGTGCCGGCCCCACAGATCCACGCGATCGGGCCTCTCGTGCATGAGGACGGCGATGCGGAGGGGCAGCGCTCGACAGACGTCGAGTGCTTCGCGTGGCTGGACAGGCAACCGGAAGAGTCGGTTGTGTTGGTATCGCTTGGGAGCGGCGGGACGCTGACGATGGAGCAGCAGGTGGAGATGGCCTGGGGTCTGGAGCTGAGCCAGCAGAGGTTCTTGTGGATCGTGCGGAAGCCCACGGATGCCTCCGCCTCGG CTACGTTTTTCAATGTGGGGAGGGACGAGGAAGACGATCCGACCAAGTATCTACCGCAAGGTTTCCAGGAGAAGACTCGAGAGGTAGGCATGGTGGTGCCCTCTTGGGCTGCCCAGGTGACCATACTGAGCCACCCCTCCATCGGAGCATTCTTATCGCACTGCGGCTGGAACTCATCCGTCGAGAGCTTGGCCAAAGGCGTGCCGATGATAGCTCGGCCGCTCTACGTGGAGCAGAGAACGAACGCAGCGATGCTGGCAGAAGACATCGGGGTGGCCATCGGGCCGACGGTCGAGGAGGGGAGGAAGGTGGCGGGGAGGGAGGAGATCGAGAGGGTGGTGAGGGCCGTGGTGAGCGGTGAGGAAGGGAAGAGAAAGAGGCGTCGGGCTCGAGAGATTAGATATAGCTCGGTGGAGAGCTTGAGCGCCGGCGGGTCGTCCCATGCATCGCTTGCCGCCGTGTGCGAAGATTGGAAGGCGAAGTGTAGAGGATGCGAGGAAGTTTGA